A genome region from Methanobrevibacter sp. includes the following:
- the argJ gene encoding bifunctional ornithine acetyltransferase/N-acetylglutamate synthase: MDFIKELNGGFSVIENLKVSGARESKYGVAIIYSPNSTASAVFTSNKVVAAPVKYTKNMLKNGIVSAVFVNSGNANCFTGKQGFKDCEALAKLVSNELKIPEDEIAISSTGVIGREMPMGIISEVALESLSKLGNGPENSLAAAKAIMTTDTFPKECAIEVTLTTGEVVKIAGITKGSGMIAPNMGTMLSFIVTDAKIPANEINKALKKASDISFNMIVVDGDESTNDTCLMMANGASDVEVVKDAKLDSNFQEALNYVCIDLAKKMARDGEGATKFIEANVCGAKNLEGARLAAKSVISSSLFKSAVFGGDPNWGRIVSAIGYSGCDLNPDIVSIAIGNDLDEVDLVKNGEILAFDNTPQLKRAEKIMQSKNVIVNIDIGLGDGEATAWGCDLTYDYVKINAEYTT, encoded by the coding sequence ATGGATTTTATTAAAGAATTAAATGGCGGATTTTCTGTTATTGAAAATCTCAAAGTATCCGGTGCGCGTGAAAGTAAATATGGTGTTGCCATCATTTATTCACCGAACAGTACTGCCTCTGCAGTTTTCACTTCAAATAAAGTTGTTGCAGCTCCGGTTAAATATACTAAAAACATGCTTAAAAATGGAATTGTTTCTGCCGTTTTTGTAAATAGCGGTAATGCTAATTGTTTTACCGGAAAACAGGGTTTTAAAGATTGTGAAGCTTTGGCCAAATTAGTTTCCAATGAGTTGAAAATACCTGAAGATGAAATAGCTATTTCTTCAACCGGTGTTATTGGTCGTGAAATGCCGATGGGCATTATTTCTGAAGTGGCTCTTGAATCCCTTTCAAAACTGGGAAACGGTCCTGAAAACTCACTGGCAGCTGCAAAAGCCATAATGACAACTGACACATTTCCAAAAGAATGCGCTATTGAAGTTACATTAACCACAGGTGAGGTTGTTAAAATTGCAGGTATTACTAAAGGCAGCGGGATGATTGCTCCGAATATGGGCACCATGCTTTCATTTATTGTAACTGATGCAAAAATTCCGGCTAATGAAATCAATAAGGCACTAAAAAAAGCTTCAGATATTAGTTTTAACATGATTGTTGTAGATGGTGATGAAAGCACAAACGACACATGTTTGATGATGGCTAATGGAGCATCTGATGTTGAAGTTGTAAAAGACGCTAAATTAGATTCTAATTTCCAGGAAGCTTTAAATTATGTCTGCATTGATTTGGCTAAAAAAATGGCAAGGGATGGTGAAGGAGCAACCAAATTCATTGAAGCTAATGTCTGTGGTGCTAAAAACTTGGAGGGCGCAAGACTTGCGGCCAAATCAGTTATTTCTTCAAGCTTATTTAAATCAGCAGTATTTGGCGGTGATCCGAATTGGGGAAGAATTGTTTCGGCCATAGGTTATTCCGGCTGTGATTTAAATCCGGATATTGTATCAATAGCTATTGGAAATGATTTGGATGAAGTGGATCTGGTTAAAAATGGTGAAATTTTAGCATTTGATAATACTCCACAACTCAAAAGAGCTGAAAAGATAATGCAATCCAAGAATGTCATTGTAAACATCGATATCGGTTTAGGTGATGGTGAAGCAACTGCATGGGGTTGTGATTTAACATATGATTATGTTAAAATTAATGCTGAATACACTACATAA
- a CDS encoding aldo/keto reductase, with protein sequence MVKLGMGMMRLPVLDENDFSTIDLDQFAKMVDAYMDAGFNHFDTAYPYHEGLSEVALRKCVVERYPRDSFTIADKLPIFNITKESELEPTFSKQLERCGVDYFDYYMMHNVSGYSEAGWMDVDSFAFVNKKKEEGYIRHLGLSTHADAEFLDNILTIHPEMEFVLLQINYLDWEDEGIESKKCWEVARKHNKSVMIMEAYKGGFLADVPKEAEKLMKEYAPDKSVISWAMRFAACLDGICTVLTGASSLEQLEENISEFNNATPLNGDELNLLKEVSEIINSNITVDCTKCRYCVDSCSEGIDIAKLFDLYNKEKLLDGNGWSQMGNAYVNYSKLPGVGIASDCSGCEMCVEECPQQINIPEVLKDVAETFETETYGFTN encoded by the coding sequence ATGGTTAAATTAGGTATGGGAATGATGAGACTTCCGGTTTTGGATGAGAATGATTTTTCAACCATAGACCTTGATCAATTTGCAAAAATGGTTGATGCGTATATGGATGCAGGTTTTAATCATTTTGATACAGCTTATCCTTATCATGAAGGTTTAAGTGAAGTGGCTTTGAGAAAATGTGTTGTTGAGAGATATCCGAGAGATTCTTTTACAATTGCCGATAAATTGCCTATATTTAATATTACAAAAGAATCCGAACTTGAACCGACATTTTCAAAACAACTTGAAAGATGCGGCGTTGACTACTTTGATTATTATATGATGCATAATGTAAGCGGATACTCCGAGGCGGGATGGATGGACGTTGATTCATTTGCTTTTGTAAATAAGAAAAAAGAAGAAGGATACATTAGACATTTGGGATTGTCCACTCATGCTGATGCCGAATTTTTGGATAATATACTGACAATTCATCCTGAAATGGAATTTGTGTTGCTTCAGATTAATTATCTTGACTGGGAAGATGAAGGAATTGAATCTAAAAAATGCTGGGAAGTTGCAAGAAAGCATAATAAGTCTGTAATGATTATGGAAGCATACAAAGGCGGTTTTTTGGCAGATGTTCCGAAGGAAGCCGAAAAACTCATGAAGGAATATGCTCCCGATAAATCTGTCATTTCATGGGCAATGAGATTTGCAGCTTGTTTGGATGGAATTTGCACAGTTTTAACCGGTGCAAGTAGTCTTGAACAGCTTGAAGAAAATATTTCAGAGTTTAATAATGCAACTCCTCTCAACGGCGATGAATTAAATCTGCTAAAGGAAGTTTCAGAAATTATAAATTCAAACATCACTGTTGACTGTACAAAATGCAGATACTGCGTTGATTCCTGCTCTGAAGGAATTGATATTGCAAAACTATTTGATTTATACAATAAAGAAAAGCTTCTTGACGGTAATGGATGGTCACAAATGGGCAATGCATATGTAAATTATTCTAAGCTTCCAGGTGTCGGAATAGCTTCAGATTGCAGCGGGTGTGAAATGTGTGTTGAAGAATGCCCTCAGCAGATTAATATTCCTGAAGTTTTAAAGGATGTCGCTGAAACATTTGAAACTGAAACTTATGGATTTACCAATTAA
- a CDS encoding class I SAM-dependent methyltransferase → MNGHRAHGFSSVHFLDSDEIISELNLKGDETFMDAGCGDGHIAIKVLDDYLPNGTVYAVDVYDASIEDMETYKNENNVENLINIEADIPKGIPGVEDESVDVVLMVNVFHGFKASRTADDAIDEFARIIKRDGKIAIMDYKAWDVPKGPPTAFRSHPSELEELFAKHGLKMTYLNEEIGEDIPEGKSHYFIVFQKE, encoded by the coding sequence ATGAATGGACATAGGGCTCATGGTTTTTCAAGTGTACATTTCTTGGATTCTGATGAGATTATATCTGAATTAAATTTGAAAGGTGATGAAACTTTTATGGATGCCGGTTGCGGAGACGGCCACATCGCAATAAAAGTGCTAGATGATTATCTTCCAAATGGGACTGTTTATGCTGTTGATGTTTATGATGCATCTATTGAAGATATGGAAACATACAAAAATGAAAATAATGTTGAAAATTTAATCAACATTGAAGCAGACATTCCTAAAGGAATTCCCGGTGTTGAAGATGAATCTGTTGATGTTGTTTTAATGGTTAATGTCTTCCACGGATTTAAGGCATCAAGAACAGCAGATGATGCCATAGATGAATTTGCAAGAATTATTAAACGTGATGGTAAAATTGCAATTATGGATTATAAAGCTTGGGATGTTCCAAAAGGACCTCCAACAGCATTTAGAAGTCATCCGTCTGAATTGGAAGAATTATTTGCTAAACACGGTTTAAAAATGACTTATTTAAATGAAGAAATTGGTGAAGATATTCCTGAAGGCAAATCTCACTACTTCATTGTTTTCCAAAAAGAATAG
- a CDS encoding nascent polypeptide-associated complex protein, which produces MIPGMNKKQMKQMERQMKKMGMKMEELEGAREVIIRFDEKELIIDNPSVSLMNVMGQETYQIEGKAREVELEYEVEIPDEDVEMVANSADVSLDEARAALEECKGDLAEAIMKLNQ; this is translated from the coding sequence ATGATACCTGGTATGAACAAAAAACAAATGAAACAGATGGAAAGGCAAATGAAAAAAATGGGTATGAAAATGGAGGAACTTGAAGGCGCTCGTGAAGTCATTATCCGTTTTGATGAAAAAGAGTTGATTATCGATAATCCCAGCGTAAGTTTAATGAATGTAATGGGTCAGGAAACCTACCAGATTGAAGGTAAAGCCCGTGAAGTGGAGCTAGAATACGAAGTTGAAATTCCTGATGAAGATGTTGAAATGGTAGCAAACAGTGCGGATGTTTCATTAGATGAAGCAAGAGCAGCACTTGAAGAATGTAAAGGAGACCTTGCAGAAGCTATCATGAAATTAAACCAATAG
- a CDS encoding sulfate/molybdate ABC transporter ATP-binding protein — protein MSNKLLKVDIHKKLKEFDMDVDFELKKGCLGILGPSGCGKSMTLKSIAGIVTPDDGVVSLNADEETIYYDSNGKINLKPQKRNVGYLFQNYALFPNMTVEENVAVGLPKDYDEKILSGMIERFRLGGLEKRYPRQLSGGQQQRVALARILAYGPDVILLDEPFSAMDTFLKEQLRIELINLLDDFEGLSILVTHDRDEAFQFCDELLILDKGKVIAKGPTHEVFENPKKVQVARLTGCKNISKIEVIDDYHIKSLDWGVVFEVSEKISSDITHIGIRAHDFSPAEEDDVNVIDTSDSVKVEMPFEWEVTLSNGLWWKADKKIHEHEFEIPKYLKVDSKNIILLEE, from the coding sequence ATGAGTAATAAATTGTTAAAGGTAGATATCCACAAAAAACTTAAAGAATTCGACATGGATGTTGATTTTGAACTGAAAAAAGGGTGTTTAGGTATTTTAGGTCCTTCTGGCTGCGGTAAAAGTATGACGCTTAAATCTATTGCAGGTATTGTCACTCCTGATGATGGTGTTGTAAGTTTAAATGCTGATGAAGAAACTATTTATTATGATTCCAATGGAAAAATTAATTTAAAACCCCAAAAGAGAAATGTAGGTTACTTATTTCAAAATTATGCTTTATTTCCCAATATGACTGTTGAAGAAAATGTTGCTGTTGGTTTGCCTAAGGATTATGATGAGAAAATATTGTCCGGAATGATTGAACGCTTTCGTTTAGGTGGATTGGAGAAAAGATATCCTAGACAATTGTCTGGAGGCCAGCAGCAGAGAGTGGCACTGGCCCGTATTTTAGCTTATGGCCCGGATGTTATATTGCTGGATGAACCATTTAGCGCCATGGATACTTTCCTAAAAGAACAGCTGCGCATTGAACTTATTAACTTGCTAGACGATTTTGAGGGATTGTCTATTTTAGTTACTCATGACCGTGATGAGGCATTCCAGTTTTGTGATGAACTTCTAATATTGGATAAGGGCAAAGTTATTGCAAAAGGACCTACTCATGAAGTATTTGAGAATCCAAAAAAGGTTCAAGTTGCAAGACTTACTGGATGTAAAAATATTTCCAAAATCGAAGTTATAGATGATTATCATATTAAATCTTTGGATTGGGGAGTTGTATTTGAAGTGTCTGAAAAGATTTCCTCTGATATTACTCATATTGGAATAAGGGCTCATGATTTTTCTCCGGCAGAGGAAGATGATGTTAATGTGATTGACACTTCAGATTCAGTAAAAGTGGAAATGCCTTTTGAGTGGGAAGTGACTCTTTCAAATGGATTATGGTGGAAAGCCGATAAAAAGATTCATGAGCATGAATTTGAAATTCCCAAGTATTTAAAAGTTGATTCTAAAAATATTATCTTGTTGGAAGAATAG
- a CDS encoding FUSC family protein — protein MNKSLKLKLGMFVFMSIVMIFYILVFGQTNAIIGLMVVIAAFLNLGNDLSSNPKLSFIKIFSLLMILGIASYLNSPITILSCILTFFIVFATTFSSYKLFGTHCYLPFLMVYFMMSFSPVTFEDLAIRMLSLALGAVIIVGLNLIINRNKYHRLSENTISLLIEELIKAADLKLDGDELSSNSFKVVNGFYSSIISKFKYNYFPTQKHESVVNVIKAFQNIGWIMTNFKLSEDELKYIKHVLADFKQFRNLDGDVLVETKGMNLILLNFKIIENEIDKKTLKKENDSKKALFGVVKPLIKRQLSFKSAKFTFAFKMAFVLTLWEVLTLIFNFPYTKWLFFASISLMVPYIDDIARTARNRIGGTLIGVFCFALIMIAMPYIPIPNYLLIAAVLFLGIVGIIFSFKNRLVLLSFTTLLSVTVSLMYITPPEAIELKILWVAVAVIVVSFINYGFLPYSVEKQTKNNLKTSYILNKKFLDLIKSKCLGEASINKTALLVVSNIIHENIEITDKNKELYRIQSEIRGISNFILAYMDIYDLSPQIKRKMIKIIEEEDSFNNDFDDGESVVLFSLNYVVQQFNKEKELIKQ, from the coding sequence ATGAACAAATCTTTAAAATTGAAATTGGGCATGTTCGTTTTCATGAGCATTGTCATGATTTTTTACATATTGGTGTTTGGCCAGACAAATGCAATTATTGGGCTGATGGTCGTTATTGCTGCTTTTCTGAATTTAGGTAATGATTTATCATCAAATCCCAAATTGTCATTTATTAAAATATTTTCTCTTTTGATGATTCTGGGAATCGCCTCATATCTTAACAGTCCCATTACTATTTTAAGTTGTATTCTGACATTTTTTATAGTATTTGCAACTACATTTTCATCATATAAGCTATTTGGAACACATTGCTATTTGCCTTTTTTAATGGTTTATTTTATGATGTCATTTTCTCCGGTAACTTTTGAAGATTTGGCGATAAGGATGTTATCTTTAGCTTTAGGGGCAGTAATCATTGTTGGCTTAAATTTGATTATTAATAGGAATAAATATCACAGGTTATCTGAAAATACAATTTCTTTACTAATTGAAGAGCTTATTAAAGCAGCCGATTTGAAATTGGATGGAGATGAACTGTCTTCAAATAGCTTTAAAGTGGTCAATGGATTTTATTCAAGTATCATTTCTAAATTCAAGTATAATTATTTCCCAACTCAAAAACACGAATCGGTTGTAAATGTCATAAAAGCATTTCAGAATATTGGATGGATTATGACAAATTTTAAGCTGTCCGAAGATGAATTGAAATATATCAAACACGTGTTGGCTGATTTTAAACAGTTCAGGAATTTGGATGGAGATGTTCTTGTCGAAACTAAAGGTATGAATCTGATTCTTTTAAATTTTAAAATTATTGAAAATGAAATTGATAAAAAAACATTAAAAAAAGAAAACGATTCAAAAAAGGCATTGTTTGGTGTTGTAAAGCCATTAATCAAACGACAATTGTCATTTAAATCAGCTAAATTTACTTTTGCTTTTAAAATGGCATTTGTTCTAACATTGTGGGAAGTTTTAACATTGATATTTAATTTTCCATATACGAAATGGCTGTTTTTCGCATCGATTTCCTTAATGGTTCCATATATTGATGATATTGCACGCACTGCCAGAAATCGTATTGGGGGAACATTGATTGGTGTCTTTTGCTTTGCATTAATTATGATAGCTATGCCATACATTCCAATACCTAATTATCTGCTAATTGCGGCAGTATTGTTTTTGGGGATAGTTGGAATAATTTTCTCATTTAAAAATAGATTAGTATTGTTATCATTTACAACCTTGTTGTCTGTTACGGTTTCTTTAATGTATATCACGCCTCCTGAAGCTATCGAATTGAAGATATTGTGGGTTGCTGTGGCTGTTATCGTGGTTTCATTTATCAATTATGGATTTTTACCATATTCTGTTGAAAAACAAACAAAAAATAACTTGAAAACATCTTACATTTTAAATAAGAAGTTTTTGGATTTAATCAAATCGAAATGCCTGGGCGAAGCTTCAATTAATAAAACTGCATTGCTTGTTGTAAGCAACATTATTCATGAGAATATTGAAATTACCGATAAAAACAAGGAACTGTATCGAATACAATCAGAAATAAGAGGTATTTCTAATTTCATTCTAGCATATATGGATATTTATGATTTGTCACCTCAGATAAAGAGAAAAATGATTAAAATAATTGAAGAGGAGGATAGTTTTAATAATGATTTTGATGATGGTGAAAGTGTTGTTTTGTTTTCACTAAATTATGTTGTCCAACAGTTCAATAAAGAAAAGGAATTAATCAAACAATGA
- the modA gene encoding molybdate ABC transporter substrate-binding protein, giving the protein MKSMKTLVIAIIAVVVVIGVGLWATGSLDTNQDLGNQEIQLAAAASLKNVYDEKLIPMFEEKHPGVKVTPTYASSGDLQTQIENGLKADVFMSAANKQMNALVEKGYIDNATNVQSLENKVVLIVPADSNSNISSFDDLKDVKGTIAIGDPESVPAGQYAKEVLSNLGIWDDVESKLSLGTDVTAVLNQVAQGSADCGIVYSTDAKSSDDVKVVCEAPEDALKTPVIYPVAVLKDSEHSDAAKAFVDFLQTKEAQDVFVDYGFAIHQ; this is encoded by the coding sequence ATGAAATCTATGAAAACATTAGTTATCGCTATTATTGCGGTAGTGGTGGTTATTGGTGTGGGTTTATGGGCTACCGGCTCATTAGACACTAACCAAGACTTAGGTAATCAAGAAATTCAATTAGCAGCTGCTGCTAGTTTGAAAAATGTTTATGATGAAAAGTTAATTCCTATGTTTGAAGAAAAGCATCCTGGTGTGAAAGTCACTCCTACTTATGCTTCAAGTGGGGATTTGCAAACTCAAATTGAAAATGGTCTAAAAGCTGATGTATTTATGTCTGCTGCTAATAAACAGATGAATGCTTTGGTTGAAAAAGGTTATATTGACAATGCTACTAATGTCCAATCTTTGGAAAATAAAGTTGTTTTAATTGTACCTGCTGATTCAAATTCCAATATATCTTCATTTGATGATTTAAAAGATGTAAAGGGCACTATTGCTATTGGAGACCCTGAATCCGTACCTGCCGGTCAATATGCTAAAGAAGTATTATCCAACCTTGGTATTTGGGATGATGTTGAATCTAAATTATCTTTAGGTACTGATGTAACTGCTGTATTGAACCAAGTAGCTCAAGGATCTGCTGATTGCGGTATTGTTTACTCTACTGATGCTAAATCTAGTGATGATGTTAAAGTAGTTTGTGAAGCTCCAGAAGATGCATTAAAAACTCCGGTTATTTATCCTGTAGCTGTTCTTAAAGATTCCGAGCATTCTGATGCTGCAAAAGCATTTGTTGACTTCTTACAAACTAAAGAGGCTCAGGACGTATTTGTTGATTATGGATTTGCTATTCACCAGTAG
- a CDS encoding Zc3h12a-like ribonuclease — MKVVVDASNVAYYIKNENGQPQMSNILAAVKALEEGEDEFVIIADASLRHDIDDKDKFLKLLENENVEEVPAGNDADHFILGIAVREKAKILSNDKFRDYAAEFKNIPTMVIPFVIDNDRLTFGKPKKAKKDKNILQHICDEIIKELNFKKWEIYTGKEGLEISPLNIAKQAIIRIDNENNVESKLESIFSKIPMFNKIVDMVGDVEIAAPYVIFVLVHPKDYKLAVKNAGNISVTVADRLGLEKKPLIAVRNDLFTKPGTFELNIMLADEVTEQAPYNIAVRVSAHDEIFIKRNSRNIASTIAGRLGSWKFPFVSVKPDMLLEKPGDFEIELEKGGE, encoded by the coding sequence ATGAAAGTTGTTGTAGATGCTTCTAATGTAGCTTACTATATTAAAAATGAAAATGGCCAACCTCAAATGTCCAACATACTTGCAGCTGTTAAAGCATTAGAAGAGGGTGAAGACGAATTTGTAATTATCGCCGATGCATCACTTCGTCATGATATTGATGATAAGGATAAATTCTTGAAATTGCTGGAAAATGAAAATGTGGAAGAAGTTCCGGCGGGCAACGATGCTGATCATTTTATTTTAGGTATTGCTGTGCGTGAAAAAGCTAAAATATTGTCTAATGACAAATTCAGGGATTATGCGGCTGAATTTAAGAACATTCCGACTATGGTGATTCCATTTGTAATTGATAATGATAGGCTTACATTTGGCAAACCTAAGAAAGCTAAAAAAGATAAAAATATTCTTCAGCATATTTGTGATGAAATTATTAAAGAGCTAAACTTTAAAAAGTGGGAAATTTACACAGGTAAAGAAGGTTTGGAAATTTCCCCGTTAAATATTGCTAAACAAGCAATTATACGTATTGATAATGAAAACAATGTGGAATCAAAACTTGAAAGCATTTTCTCTAAAATCCCGATGTTCAATAAAATTGTTGATATGGTTGGGGATGTTGAAATAGCAGCTCCATATGTGATTTTTGTATTGGTGCATCCTAAGGATTATAAACTTGCTGTTAAGAATGCAGGAAACATTTCCGTTACTGTTGCAGACAGATTGGGTCTTGAGAAAAAACCGCTGATTGCCGTTAGAAACGATTTATTTACAAAACCTGGCACTTTTGAATTAAATATCATGCTGGCTGATGAAGTAACTGAACAAGCACCATACAATATCGCTGTTCGCGTATCTGCTCATGATGAAATATTTATTAAAAGAAACTCCAGAAATATTGCAAGCACCATAGCCGGAAGACTAGGGTCTTGGAAATTCCCTTTTGTTTCTGTAAAACCGGACATGCTTTTAGAAAAACCTGGCGATTTTGAAATTGAACTTGAAAAGGGAGGGGAATAG
- a CDS encoding metallophosphoesterase, which yields MTVVAHISDLHVCKLEFDEEVFMNAVSEINHLQPDMIILTGDLTNNGYYKEYQQAAKYLKMFEAPIFVVPGNHDARNLGYQTFEELIGERSWKLTMDGNLTVIGLDSSTPDENRGHIGNPQHMWLDHQLDECVINENFSIVVLHHHVISIPQTGRERNVLSDAGDILKTLTGHEVDLVLSGHKHVPNVWKINNTVVVNAGSLCSTKLRGKNKNSYMVYNISDEHIEIILNIVGGEKFLFGKYARNVL from the coding sequence ATGACTGTTGTTGCACATATTTCGGATTTGCATGTTTGTAAATTAGAATTTGATGAAGAGGTTTTCATGAATGCTGTAAGTGAAATAAATCATCTGCAGCCTGACATGATTATTTTAACTGGAGATCTTACCAATAATGGTTATTATAAAGAATATCAACAGGCGGCTAAATATTTAAAGATGTTTGAAGCCCCAATATTTGTTGTTCCTGGAAACCATGATGCCCGAAATTTAGGTTATCAAACTTTCGAAGAGTTAATTGGAGAGAGAAGTTGGAAACTTACTATGGACGGCAATCTTACAGTAATTGGTCTTGATAGCAGCACTCCTGATGAAAATAGGGGTCATATTGGAAATCCTCAACATATGTGGCTGGATCATCAGTTGGATGAATGTGTGATAAATGAAAACTTTTCCATTGTTGTTTTACACCATCATGTAATTTCCATTCCTCAAACAGGGCGTGAACGTAATGTTTTATCTGATGCGGGAGATATTTTAAAGACACTGACAGGTCATGAAGTTGATTTGGTGTTGTCCGGACATAAGCATGTTCCAAATGTCTGGAAAATAAATAACACGGTTGTTGTAAATGCGGGATCTCTTTGTTCAACCAAGCTTAGAGGGAAAAATAAGAATTCTTACATGGTGTATAATATTTCTGATGAGCATATAGAAATCATCCTCAATATTGTTGGTGGGGAAAAATTCTTATTCGGAAAATATGCTCGAAATGTATTATAA
- the modB gene encoding molybdate ABC transporter permease subunit, with translation MMDWTPIFISMKTASLSIFITFFVGLIVAWGIVKMKNETIKIVLDGIFTLPIVLPPTVVGFFLLYIFGVRGPIGKFFIDFFTVKIAFSWSATVIAAVVMSFPLMYRSARGAFEQVDSNLLDAGRTLGMSEWKIFWKVLFANALPGIISGGILAYARGLGEFGATAMLAGNIAGQTRTLPMAVYSEVAAGNMGDAFNYVVFIVIISFIAIFIMDYVSIRKEKQWK, from the coding sequence ATGATGGACTGGACTCCGATTTTCATTTCAATGAAAACTGCAAGCTTATCAATATTCATAACCTTTTTTGTAGGTTTGATTGTTGCTTGGGGTATTGTTAAGATGAAAAATGAAACAATAAAGATTGTACTTGATGGTATTTTTACACTGCCGATTGTGCTGCCTCCTACTGTAGTGGGGTTCTTTTTATTGTACATTTTTGGTGTCAGAGGTCCGATAGGTAAGTTTTTTATAGACTTTTTCACTGTGAAAATAGCATTTTCATGGTCTGCAACTGTTATTGCAGCTGTCGTCATGTCTTTTCCTTTAATGTACCGTTCCGCTCGGGGTGCGTTTGAACAGGTGGATTCTAACTTGTTGGATGCAGGCCGTACATTAGGTATGTCTGAGTGGAAAATTTTCTGGAAAGTTTTATTTGCAAATGCATTGCCTGGAATTATCAGCGGCGGAATTCTTGCTTATGCTCGTGGTTTAGGAGAATTTGGTGCTACAGCCATGCTTGCAGGCAATATTGCTGGACAAACCAGAACTCTTCCTATGGCGGTTTATTCTGAAGTTGCTGCTGGAAATATGGGTGATGCTTTTAATTATGTCGTGTTCATTGTTATTATATCATTTATAGCTATTTTTATTATGGATTATGTTTCCATACGCAAGGAAAAGCAATGGAAATGA